From Helicobacter sp. MIT 05-5293, one genomic window encodes:
- a CDS encoding TRAP transporter small permease: MLSWIAKPFVWAHHSPTINKIFSILDSIIASINKNIAVTGLCIGVIITAINVIFRYMAGLFPDIFTISLTWAEEIARYCFLWSAFFGAAYGFRKGVHIAVTMLIEKFPPKIAKTCVILTHILNSVFLGFMAYAGAMVCYDNFLLGYMSEALHNVPLWIFLLCLPLAFIGATYRSIEKIYEVSWTPADKVIKNAEAEMIHDSVIKD; the protein is encoded by the coding sequence ATGCTCAGTTGGATAGCTAAACCTTTCGTTTGGGCTCACCATAGCCCAACGATCAATAAAATCTTTTCTATCTTAGATTCTATTATTGCCTCCATTAATAAAAATATCGCAGTAACAGGATTATGTATAGGTGTTATCATTACGGCTATTAATGTTATTTTTCGCTACATGGCAGGGCTATTTCCAGATATTTTTACAATTTCATTGACATGGGCAGAAGAAATTGCACGTTATTGTTTTTTGTGGTCTGCTTTTTTTGGAGCAGCTTATGGTTTTCGCAAGGGAGTGCATATTGCTGTTACAATGCTAATTGAAAAATTCCCCCCCAAAATTGCTAAAACATGTGTTATATTAACACATATCCTCAATTCTGTATTTTTAGGTTTTATGGCATACGCAGGAGCAATGGTATGTTATGATAACTTTTTGCTTGGCTATATGAGTGAAGCTCTTCACAATGTCCCTTTATGGATTTTTTTGTTGTGCTTACCTTTAGCATTTATTGGGGCTACTTATCGCTCAATTGAAAAAATTTATGAAGTGTCTTGGACGCCTGCAGACAAAGTGATAAAGAATGCAGAAGCAGAGATGATTCACGATTCTGTGATTAAAGATTAG
- a CDS encoding TRAP transporter large permease subunit, with product MSVAYLLLVLFGLLLLGVPVSIALGVSAISAMLIFTSYNVVGAAEIMLNGLKPALMAIPMFILAGSLMSKGSSAQRIVDFAKSLVGHLPGGLPMSAILACIIFAAVSGSSPATVVAVGSVMFIAIKNAGYPKSYAVGAITSAGSLGILIPPSVVMIVYGVTAEVSIEKLFMAGIVPGLMIGSMMMLYAYIGAKRLNFKATSPESLHIRFKKFREAFWALLIIFVIIGGIYGGIFTATEAAGISAVYAFIVSVFVYKDIKVKDLYGVFLDAAITTAMIFFIIGFAVIFAHFLTSERIPHLIAEFLVAQQMSWWMFLILVNIVLFMMGQFMEPSSVIMIMTPLLLPIALALGIDPIHFGIVMVVNMELGMLTPPVGLNLFVASSLTGLSLKDVTTSVLPWLAVMLLGLLLITYVPEISLWLPNQLK from the coding sequence ATGAGCGTTGCTTATTTATTGCTTGTTTTATTTGGATTGTTATTGCTTGGTGTGCCTGTGTCAATAGCCTTAGGTGTGAGTGCTATAAGTGCAATGCTCATTTTTACTTCTTATAATGTTGTAGGTGCTGCTGAAATTATGCTTAACGGATTAAAACCCGCTCTGATGGCTATTCCAATGTTTATTTTGGCAGGCTCTTTAATGAGTAAAGGGAGTTCAGCACAACGCATTGTAGATTTTGCTAAATCACTTGTAGGACATTTGCCCGGTGGTTTGCCCATGAGTGCGATTTTGGCTTGTATCATTTTTGCAGCTGTGAGTGGAAGCTCTCCAGCAACGGTGGTTGCTGTCGGATCTGTAATGTTTATCGCAATCAAAAATGCAGGTTATCCCAAAAGTTATGCTGTTGGAGCAATCACATCGGCTGGAAGTCTAGGTATTTTAATACCTCCATCAGTTGTAATGATTGTATATGGAGTAACTGCAGAAGTTTCAATTGAAAAACTCTTTATGGCAGGCATTGTTCCGGGCTTAATGATTGGCTCTATGATGATGCTTTATGCGTATATAGGTGCAAAAAGGCTGAATTTCAAGGCTACCTCTCCAGAATCCTTACACATTCGTTTTAAAAAATTTCGTGAAGCATTTTGGGCATTATTAATTATCTTTGTTATTATTGGCGGGATTTACGGCGGTATATTCACTGCTACTGAAGCCGCTGGGATTAGTGCTGTCTATGCTTTTATTGTTTCTGTATTTGTGTATAAAGATATTAAGGTTAAAGACCTCTACGGAGTATTCTTAGATGCAGCAATTACGACTGCAATGATATTCTTTATTATTGGATTTGCTGTTATCTTTGCACACTTCCTTACAAGTGAGCGCATACCTCATTTGATCGCAGAATTTCTCGTTGCACAACAAATGAGTTGGTGGATGTTTTTGATTCTTGTAAATATTGTTCTTTTTATGATGGGGCAATTTATGGAACCAAGCTCTGTCATTATGATCATGACTCCTTTGCTTTTACCAATTGCGTTAGCTTTAGGAATTGACCCTATTCACTTTGGCATAGTTATGGTTGTCAATATGGAGCTAGGAATGCTTACCCCTCCTGTTGGGCTTAATCTTTTTGTTGCAAGTTCTTTGACAGGATTAAGCCTTAAAGATGTAACAACCTCAGTTCTTCCATGGCTTGCTGTAATGCTTTTGGGCTTATTGTTGATTACCTATGTTCCAGAGATTTCTCTTTGGCTACCCAATCAACTAAAATAA
- a CDS encoding inorganic phosphate transporter, giving the protein MDIKNINQIEEATKFNQKDITKLFIVLIFFVAISLLAIFTHIGYSNMLLLVFATIVGGYMAMNIGANDVANNVGPAVGSRAITLVGAIIIAAICEAGGAMIAGGEVVNTIKSGIISPHNISEAKIFVALMLAALTSGAVWLHLATAIGAPVSTTHSLVGGIIGAGIVAGGWGVVNWLELARIASSWIISPVLGGIIAVIFLLIIKKSITYKENKREAAKRVVPILIFIMTWAFTLYLILKGLTKILPSIHLGVSVIVSLVVAIIVYFIVRPIVAKKADVLLNTKEDINSLFTIPLIFSAALLSFAHGANDVANAIGPLAAINETLKNITESVAVTKSSVPLWIMFIGGLGIALGLALYGPRLIKTVGNEITDLDKMRAFCIAMSAALTVLLASQLGLPVSSTHITIGAIFGVGFLREYLKKRYYEMQQTIIEAHKGRDAQEVEAFLDKFNKASIKRKGILLEEIKVKNQNRFKNLPNFDKKERKALKKAYKQELVKRSAINKIIASWLITVPASALLGAFTYFIIIKSGFDL; this is encoded by the coding sequence ATGGATATTAAAAATATTAATCAAATTGAAGAAGCTACAAAATTTAATCAAAAGGATATAACAAAACTTTTTATTGTTTTGATTTTCTTTGTTGCCATTTCTTTATTAGCCATTTTCACACATATAGGCTATAGCAATATGCTTCTTTTAGTCTTTGCTACTATTGTCGGTGGATATATGGCGATGAACATTGGCGCAAATGATGTGGCAAACAATGTTGGACCTGCTGTGGGTTCTCGTGCAATCACATTAGTAGGGGCAATCATCATTGCTGCTATTTGTGAAGCCGGAGGAGCAATGATTGCAGGTGGAGAAGTTGTGAATACAATCAAATCAGGCATTATTTCTCCTCATAACATCAGCGAAGCAAAAATCTTTGTAGCCCTTATGTTAGCTGCACTCACTTCAGGGGCGGTTTGGCTACATTTAGCAACCGCTATTGGAGCACCTGTATCAACAACACATTCACTTGTAGGGGGTATTATTGGTGCAGGAATTGTCGCAGGAGGTTGGGGAGTAGTAAATTGGTTAGAATTAGCTCGTATTGCTTCAAGCTGGATTATTTCGCCCGTTCTTGGTGGTATTATTGCAGTAATTTTTTTGCTCATTATTAAAAAAAGCATTACCTACAAAGAGAATAAACGCGAAGCTGCAAAACGAGTCGTGCCTATATTAATTTTTATAATGACTTGGGCTTTTACACTCTATCTTATTTTAAAAGGTTTAACAAAAATTCTACCCTCAATTCATTTAGGTGTATCCGTTATTGTGAGTTTAGTCGTTGCTATCATTGTTTATTTCATCGTTCGTCCCATTGTTGCTAAAAAAGCAGATGTTTTATTAAACACAAAAGAAGATATTAATTCTCTTTTCACTATCCCACTTATCTTTTCTGCCGCACTTTTAAGCTTCGCACATGGTGCAAATGATGTAGCAAACGCAATAGGACCATTAGCTGCTATCAACGAGACGCTTAAAAATATCACCGAAAGTGTTGCTGTAACCAAATCAAGTGTGCCACTTTGGATTATGTTTATAGGAGGGTTAGGAATTGCTTTAGGTTTAGCACTTTATGGACCAAGATTGATTAAAACCGTGGGTAATGAAATTACCGATTTGGATAAAATGAGGGCTTTTTGTATTGCTATGAGTGCTGCTCTAACGGTTTTGTTAGCTTCTCAGCTTGGTTTGCCTGTCAGCTCAACACATATCACAATTGGGGCAATTTTTGGGGTTGGATTTTTGCGCGAATATCTCAAAAAGCGTTATTATGAAATGCAGCAAACTATTATCGAAGCTCATAAAGGTAGAGATGCACAAGAAGTTGAAGCCTTTTTGGATAAATTTAATAAGGCTAGCATCAAGAGAAAAGGTATTCTTCTCGAAGAAATTAAAGTCAAAAATCAAAACAGATTCAAGAATCTTCCCAACTTTGATAAAAAAGAGCGTAAAGCTCTCAAAAAGGCTTACAAACAAGAATTAGTCAAACGCAGTGCAATCAATAAAATCATTGCATCTTGGCTCATTACGGTGCCTGCTTCAGCACTTCTTGGGGCATTTACTTATTTTATCATTATCAAAAGTGGTTTTGATCTTTAG
- a CDS encoding hemolysin family protein, producing the protein MDPYSSVLMFILALALVFVNAFFVVSEFAIVKVRKTKLEELSKNGVKNANLALKISNALDTYLSATQLGITLASLALGWISENAVVQLIEYPFLHLFGQYPLLIHTIASIIAFIFITLLHVVLGELVPKSIAITKAEKVVLLIAKPLYAFRIIFSPLIKLFDSLAAFFLHLIHIEPAKESDLAHSEEELKIIVGESLRGGYIDSIEGEIIKNAVDFSDTLAKEIMTPRKDMICLDAQNQYEENIKIILETNHTRYPYYQDSKDNILGMIHIRDLFKNTINGGEKNLSKLVRNMIIVPETAHISQILDSMNRQQIHTALVVDEYGGTSGLLTMEDIIEEIMGDISDEHDLKIEDIRQIDKDTYEINGKLGLENIEEMFNITFSNTNDHVTIGGYVFGLLGRLPVVKDRISDENCEFEVLEMDGARIQKLRIITHQNKN; encoded by the coding sequence TTGGACCCGTATTCGTCGGTTTTGATGTTTATTCTAGCATTAGCATTAGTTTTTGTTAATGCTTTTTTTGTAGTTTCTGAATTCGCAATTGTAAAAGTGCGAAAAACGAAACTTGAGGAGCTTTCAAAAAATGGTGTAAAAAATGCTAATCTTGCCCTAAAAATTAGCAATGCTCTTGATACCTATCTTAGTGCTACTCAACTAGGTATCACTTTAGCCTCATTGGCATTAGGTTGGATTAGCGAAAATGCTGTTGTTCAGCTTATAGAGTATCCTTTCTTGCATTTATTTGGGCAATATCCTCTTCTCATTCATACAATTGCTTCTATTATTGCATTTATTTTTATTACTCTACTTCATGTAGTTCTTGGAGAACTTGTGCCAAAATCAATCGCCATTACGAAAGCTGAAAAGGTTGTGCTTCTCATAGCGAAACCACTTTATGCTTTTAGAATCATCTTTTCTCCGCTTATTAAACTTTTCGATTCACTTGCTGCTTTCTTTTTACATCTTATCCATATTGAACCAGCCAAAGAAAGCGATTTGGCTCATTCTGAAGAAGAACTCAAAATTATTGTGGGAGAAAGTCTAAGAGGAGGCTATATTGACTCTATTGAAGGTGAGATTATTAAAAATGCTGTAGATTTTTCTGATACTCTCGCCAAAGAAATTATGACTCCCCGCAAAGATATGATCTGTCTTGATGCACAAAATCAATATGAAGAGAATATCAAAATTATTTTAGAAACAAATCATACACGCTATCCTTATTATCAAGATTCTAAAGATAATATATTGGGAATGATACATATTAGAGACCTGTTTAAGAATACGATTAACGGTGGTGAGAAAAATCTCTCCAAACTTGTAAGGAATATGATTATCGTGCCAGAAACTGCACATATTTCACAGATTCTTGATAGTATGAATCGCCAACAAATCCATACTGCGCTCGTTGTTGATGAATATGGTGGCACTTCAGGGCTTTTAACGATGGAAGATATTATTGAAGAAATTATGGGGGATATATCTGATGAACATGACTTAAAGATTGAAGACATCAGACAGATTGATAAGGATACTTATGAGATTAACGGGAAACTTGGATTGGAAAATATTGAAGAAATGTTTAATATCACCTTTAGCAACACAAACGATCATGTTACCATCGGTGGATATGTGTTTGGCTTACTCGGACGTTTGCCTGTAGTCAAAGACAGAATCTCTGATGAAAATTGCGAGTTTGAAGTGCTTGAGATGGACGGAGCGAGAATCCAAAAACTTCGCATTATCACTCATCAAAATAAGAATTGA
- the hemE gene encoding uroporphyrinogen decarboxylase, which yields MIFVDACFKKNTPYTPIWLMRQAGRYLSEYKATRAKAGSFLDLCKNVALATEVTLQPIEILDVDAAILFSDILVIPLEMGLPLEFIAGEGPKFTQTIQHQSDIQNLQKNAYKKLDYVYDTLSSVRSKLAPDKALIGFCGSPWTLATYMIEGEGSKTYIKSKQMLYQESDVLHTLLARITHELKGYLEEQIRAGANAVMIFDSWASALERSAYFEYSWKYIKDIAHEIKQKYPSIPIIVFPKGIAGYLDRIDGTFDVFGVDWSTPIDLAKKILGQKYVLQGNLEPARLYNRELMEQGIDEIFAVMGKQAGFIFNLGHGMIPNLPRENAIELVRMVREKSMRIG from the coding sequence ATGATATTTGTTGATGCGTGTTTCAAAAAAAATACGCCTTATACGCCTATTTGGCTTATGCGGCAAGCGGGAAGGTATTTGAGTGAATACAAAGCGACAAGAGCAAAAGCGGGGAGCTTCTTGGATTTGTGTAAGAATGTCGCACTAGCCACAGAAGTAACACTTCAACCCATAGAGATTCTTGATGTTGATGCGGCGATTTTATTTAGTGATATTTTGGTCATACCATTGGAAATGGGATTACCTTTAGAGTTTATTGCAGGTGAGGGACCAAAATTTACTCAAACTATACAGCATCAATCAGATATTCAGAATCTACAAAAAAATGCTTATAAAAAATTAGACTATGTGTATGATACTTTAAGTTCTGTTCGCTCAAAACTTGCTCCCGATAAGGCATTGATTGGTTTTTGTGGATCACCTTGGACATTGGCAACTTATATGATTGAAGGAGAGGGGAGTAAAACATATATTAAAAGCAAACAAATGCTTTATCAAGAATCTGATGTTTTACATACTTTATTAGCACGCATTACCCATGAGTTAAAAGGATATTTGGAGGAGCAGATTCGTGCAGGTGCAAATGCAGTGATGATATTTGATTCGTGGGCTTCAGCATTGGAGCGTTCGGCTTATTTTGAATACAGCTGGAAATATATTAAGGACATCGCTCACGAAATCAAGCAAAAATATCCTTCGATTCCTATCATTGTTTTTCCTAAAGGTATTGCAGGATACTTAGATCGTATTGATGGCACATTTGATGTATTTGGAGTAGATTGGAGCACTCCGATAGATCTTGCCAAAAAAATACTTGGGCAAAAATATGTTTTACAAGGGAATCTTGAACCTGCAAGATTATATAATCGTGAATTAATGGAGCAAGGTATCGATGAAATTTTTGCTGTTATGGGCAAACAAGCAGGGTTTATTTTTAATCTTGGACATGGTATGATTCCTAATTTACCTCGTGAAAATGCCATAGAGCTTGTGCGTATGGTGAGAGAAAAGTCTATGAGAATCGGGTAA
- a CDS encoding aspartate-semialdehyde dehydrogenase, giving the protein MKKKYVIGVVGASGAVGEEIFKILEEQKFPVAKIVPLASSRSAGKEIEFQGQTYQILETTDDIFQKENIEIAFFSAGSSVSARYAPSAVKAGAVVIDNTSHFRMEEDIPLVVPEVNPDDIKQWHKKGIIANPNCSTIQMVHVLSPLHKMFEIQRVDVSTYQAVSGAGKKGMEELVMQMQAFFAFKLEEAEAVAFPHRIALNVIPHIDVFMPNDYTKEEMKMIYETNKIMHSNFAVSATCVRVPVLRSHSEALTITFKNIVSAKDAQKILSESPNVVLADEPHSKIYPMPMLAADTDQTYVGRIREDHFDKHILHLWCVADQIRVGAATNAVRIAQKWIEFQESE; this is encoded by the coding sequence TTGAAAAAAAAATATGTGATTGGTGTTGTGGGTGCAAGCGGGGCTGTGGGAGAAGAAATCTTTAAGATTTTAGAAGAACAAAAATTCCCTGTGGCGAAAATCGTGCCTCTTGCGAGTTCAAGAAGTGCTGGTAAGGAAATTGAATTTCAAGGGCAAACTTATCAGATTCTTGAAACGACTGATGATATTTTCCAAAAAGAAAATATAGAGATTGCATTTTTCTCTGCGGGTTCTTCTGTGAGTGCGAGATATGCTCCAAGTGCTGTAAAAGCAGGTGCAGTTGTGATTGACAATACAAGCCATTTCCGTATGGAAGAAGATATACCACTTGTCGTCCCTGAAGTCAATCCTGATGATATTAAACAATGGCATAAAAAAGGCATTATTGCTAACCCTAATTGTTCAACTATACAAATGGTGCATGTTCTTTCACCTTTACATAAGATGTTTGAGATACAAAGAGTAGATGTAAGCACTTATCAAGCAGTGAGCGGTGCGGGTAAAAAGGGTATGGAAGAGCTTGTAATGCAAATGCAGGCATTTTTTGCGTTTAAGCTCGAGGAAGCGGAAGCCGTCGCTTTCCCTCATCGAATTGCACTGAATGTCATTCCTCATATTGATGTTTTTATGCCTAATGATTATACAAAAGAAGAAATGAAAATGATCTATGAAACAAACAAGATTATGCACTCAAATTTTGCTGTGAGTGCGACTTGCGTCCGAGTGCCTGTGCTTAGAAGTCATAGTGAAGCATTAACGATTACTTTTAAGAATATTGTAAGTGCAAAAGATGCTCAAAAGATTCTGTCTGAATCTCCTAATGTTGTGCTTGCCGATGAGCCACATTCTAAAATCTACCCGATGCCTATGCTTGCGGCAGATACGGATCAAACTTATGTAGGCAGAATCCGTGAAGATCATTTTGATAAGCATATTTTGCATTTATGGTGCGTGGCTGATCAGATTCGTGTAGGAGCAGCTACTAATGCAGTGAGGATTGCTCAAAAGTGGATTGAATTTCAGGAGTCTGAATGA
- the lspA gene encoding signal peptidase II has translation MLKIKEFFKHCLEHCQNLSIKHGIVFVILCLTALVLDQYVKVIMLRGFMWDSEALTIGGYALVYNKGVAFSMFSFLEHYLKYIQIIFLFALLIGAMCSDFFIKHYMPLGILIGAGFSNVLDRFIHEGVVDYVYWHYWFDFAIFNLADVMIDISVVWILWQMIAQKTSNLHNKESC, from the coding sequence ATGCTAAAAATAAAAGAGTTTTTCAAGCACTGCCTTGAGCATTGTCAGAATCTAAGCATCAAACATGGGATTGTTTTTGTGATTTTGTGTTTGACTGCTTTGGTATTGGATCAATATGTTAAGGTGATTATGCTTCGAGGTTTTATGTGGGATAGCGAAGCACTCACTATCGGTGGCTATGCTTTAGTGTATAATAAAGGTGTGGCTTTTTCAATGTTTAGTTTTCTTGAACATTATCTTAAATATATTCAAATCATTTTTTTATTTGCTTTACTTATCGGCGCAATGTGCAGCGATTTTTTTATTAAGCATTATATGCCTTTAGGTATTTTGATTGGTGCGGGATTTTCTAATGTTCTTGATCGTTTTATACATGAAGGCGTGGTTGATTATGTGTATTGGCATTATTGGTTTGATTTTGCGATTTTTAATCTTGCTGATGTGATGATTGATATTAGTGTGGTATGGATATTATGGCAGATGATAGCACAAAAAACTTCAAATCTGCACAATAAAGAATCATGCTAA
- the glmM gene encoding phosphoglucosamine mutase gives MKSKETRAKIFGTDGVRGRAGEVITPSSVIRLGTSAGIHFRTHSLSNKILVGKDTRRSGYMIENALVASLVSVGYDVIQIGPMPTPAVAFLTEDMRCDAGIMISASHNPFDDNGIKFFNHSGYKLDQQEEESIESYYHNEGILTHDLKKGYEIGSSKRIDDVVGRYIVHIKNSFPKHLTLKGMRIVCDCANGAAYRVAPTVLKELGADVIVINNKPNGFNINEQCGAMHPDILANEVKTYRADVGFALDGDADRIVVVDNEGNIVDGDKLIGALAVYQKQIGDLKNDAIVATLMSNLALEEFLKSHHIKLHRCNVGDKYVWEEMQKYDLNFGGESSGHIIFSDYAKTGDGLVSALQVLSLLLTSNKSSKDALNPFELYPSQMFNLNVAHKKPLEKITGLKEMLNTISQSGNRHLVRYSGTENKLRILVEGKDAQSVDSQVKMLVDFFQKHLNNDA, from the coding sequence ATGAAGTCTAAAGAAACAAGGGCAAAGATTTTTGGCACTGATGGTGTAAGGGGTAGGGCAGGTGAAGTAATTACGCCTTCAAGTGTAATCAGGCTAGGCACGAGTGCAGGAATACATTTTCGCACACATTCTTTGAGTAATAAGATTCTTGTCGGTAAAGATACACGCCGTAGCGGTTATATGATTGAAAATGCTCTTGTCGCAAGCCTTGTGTCAGTAGGTTATGATGTGATACAAATTGGTCCTATGCCTACCCCTGCTGTGGCATTTTTGACAGAAGATATGCGGTGTGATGCGGGCATAATGATCAGTGCAAGCCATAATCCTTTTGACGATAATGGGATAAAGTTTTTTAATCACTCTGGATATAAACTTGATCAACAAGAAGAAGAAAGCATTGAATCATACTATCACAATGAAGGGATTCTCACACATGATTTGAAAAAAGGATATGAAATTGGTTCTTCAAAGCGTATTGATGATGTTGTGGGGCGATATATCGTGCATATTAAAAATTCTTTCCCCAAACATCTTACATTAAAGGGTATGAGAATCGTGTGTGATTGTGCAAATGGTGCAGCTTATCGTGTTGCACCCACCGTTTTAAAAGAATTGGGTGCAGATGTGATTGTGATTAACAACAAACCTAATGGATTCAATATTAATGAACAATGCGGTGCAATGCACCCTGATATTTTAGCAAATGAGGTCAAAACCTATCGTGCTGATGTCGGTTTTGCTCTTGATGGTGATGCAGACAGAATCGTTGTCGTAGACAATGAGGGAAATATTGTTGATGGCGATAAGTTGATTGGTGCTTTGGCTGTGTATCAAAAGCAAATTGGCGATTTGAAGAATGATGCGATTGTTGCGACACTTATGAGCAATCTCGCTTTGGAAGAATTTTTAAAATCTCATCATATCAAGCTTCATCGTTGTAATGTTGGAGATAAGTATGTGTGGGAAGAAATGCAAAAATATGATTTAAATTTTGGAGGAGAAAGTAGTGGGCATATTATTTTTAGCGATTATGCAAAAACCGGCGATGGTTTAGTAAGTGCCTTACAAGTGTTGTCTTTACTGCTTACAAGCAACAAAAGCAGCAAAGATGCCCTTAATCCCTTTGAGCTTTATCCTAGCCAAATGTTTAATTTGAATGTAGCACATAAAAAACCTTTAGAAAAAATTACAGGATTAAAAGAAATGCTTAATACTATCTCACAATCTGGTAATCGGCATTTAGTGCGTTATTCTGGCACTGAAAATAAACTTAGAATCTTAGTAGAGGGTAAAGATGCCCAAAGTGTTGATTCACAAGTCAAAATGCTTGTCGATTTTTTCCAAAAGCATTTAAATAATGATGCGTAA
- the rpsT gene encoding 30S ribosomal protein S20, whose product MANHKSAEKRIRQTKKRTERNRYYKTRIKNIIRDVREAVANQDVPKAQEALKVANKELHKYVSKGILKKNTAARKVSRLNASVKKIAKPA is encoded by the coding sequence ATGGCAAATCATAAATCTGCAGAAAAACGCATTCGACAAACCAAAAAACGCACTGAACGAAATCGCTACTACAAAACGCGTATTAAAAATATTATACGTGATGTTCGTGAAGCGGTAGCTAATCAAGATGTTCCTAAGGCTCAAGAAGCACTCAAAGTTGCTAATAAAGAATTGCATAAATATGTCAGCAAAGGTATTTTGAAAAAGAACACTGCTGCACGCAAAGTTTCTCGATTGAATGCAAGTGTGAAAAAAATCGCTAAACCTGCTTAA
- the prfA gene encoding peptide chain release factor 1 — protein MLMLINKLKPIVARYDEISDILSSHSILSDIKQITALSKEQSDIEDIVQSAKKYFQVLDSIAQNKSLLEDKELGELAKEELKDLESQKATIEEEIKILLIPKDPNDSKNIYLEIRAGTGGDEAGIFVGDLFKAYCRYADLQKWKVEIMSSSENNVGGYKEVIALVKGNGAYSKLKYEGGTHRVQRVPETESQGRIHTSAITVAIMPEVDDVQIDINPSDLKIDVFRSSGHGGQSVNTTDSAVRITHIPTGISVSMQDEKSQHKNKDKAMKILKARLYEAELEAQNAQNKQARKNQVGSGDRSERIRTYNYPQNRLTDHRIGLTLYSLEEIMLGGLLDEIINPLIAHAQSQAMGGLEE, from the coding sequence ATTTTAATGCTCATTAATAAACTCAAGCCCATAGTTGCTCGATACGATGAGATTTCTGATATTCTCTCTTCGCATTCGATTCTCTCTGACATCAAGCAAATTACAGCATTGAGCAAAGAGCAAAGCGACATTGAAGATATTGTTCAAAGCGCAAAAAAATATTTTCAAGTTCTTGATTCTATTGCACAAAACAAATCTTTGCTTGAAGACAAAGAGCTTGGAGAACTTGCCAAAGAAGAGCTTAAAGATTTAGAATCTCAAAAAGCTACCATAGAAGAAGAAATCAAAATTTTACTCATTCCTAAAGACCCAAATGATAGTAAAAATATTTATTTGGAGATTCGAGCGGGCACAGGTGGTGATGAAGCGGGAATCTTTGTGGGTGATTTGTTTAAAGCATATTGTCGCTATGCGGATTTGCAAAAATGGAAAGTAGAGATTATGAGCTCAAGTGAAAACAATGTAGGTGGCTATAAGGAAGTAATAGCTCTAGTTAAAGGAAATGGAGCATATTCCAAACTCAAATACGAGGGTGGCACTCATCGTGTTCAGAGAGTCCCCGAAACAGAATCTCAAGGACGCATTCATACTTCAGCTATCACCGTGGCAATTATGCCAGAGGTTGATGATGTGCAAATAGATATTAACCCTAGTGATTTAAAAATTGATGTTTTTCGTAGTAGCGGACACGGAGGACAAAGTGTGAATACGACAGATTCTGCTGTGAGAATCACACATATTCCTACAGGCATCAGTGTATCTATGCAAGATGAAAAATCCCAGCACAAAAATAAAGACAAAGCAATGAAGATTCTCAAAGCCCGACTTTACGAAGCAGAGCTTGAAGCACAAAATGCACAAAACAAGCAAGCGCGTAAAAATCAAGTGGGCAGTGGAGATAGGAGTGAAAGAATCCGCACTTATAATTACCCTCAAAACCGCTTAACTGATCATCGTATAGGCTTAACACTTTATAGTCTTGAAGAGATTATGCTTGGGGGGTTGCTTGATGAGATTATTAATCCCTTGATTGCCCATGCACAAAGTCAAGCTATGGGAGGCTTAGAAGAATGA